attcaggccctttgctatgcgactcgaaattgagctccggtgcatcttgtttccatggatcatccttgagatgtttctacaacttgattggagtccacctgtggtaaattaaattgattggaaaggcacacacctgtctattgtCCGTAGGattctgagacaggattgtgtcgaggcacagacctgaggaaggataccaaaacatttctgcagcattgaaggtccccaagaacacagtggcctccatccttcttaaatggaataagtttagagccaccaagactcttcctagagctggccgcccggccaaactgagcaaccgggggagaaagggccttggtcaggaaggtgaccaagaacccaatggtcaaagctccagagttcctctgtggagatggttatccttctggaaggatctcccatctctgaagcactccaccaatcaggcctttatggtagagtggccagacggacgccactcctcagtaaaaaggcatatgacagcccgcttggagtttgccaaaaggcacctaaaggactctgaccatgagaaacaagattctctggtctgaggaaaccaagattgaactctttggcctgaatgccaagcatcacctctggaggaaaccaggcatgAATGTTTATGCAACAAATGTTAGTGTATCGCATCTATTCAGTTTCTAATTAAACCAAATTTTACCGAATAATTTCAAACTAAAAGGTATGGTTCCTGTATCGTATCAGAGCCCATGTAGTGTATCTCGATACGTAGCGAATCGTCTGGGAAAGATGCACATCCCTAGTAGTTTGATCTTAGTGTGGTTTCATGCCTTTTGTGTTTGGACCAACAGGCCTGTGTGGTAAAGAGGGAGTTCAGTAAGGCAGAGCAGCTGATAAAGCATGCTGTTTTCCTGGCACGGTAAGTTAGATTCACCACACtttttgtttgtgttttgtaCTCCTTGTGTCTGTCTCCTTCAGTAATGTCTGTTTCCTTATTGTTTCTGCAGTGAGCATTTTGGACACAAGCATCCCAAATATTCAGACACTCTCCTTGATTATGGGTTTTATTTGCTGAATGTGGATAACATCTGCCAATCAGTTGCAATATACCAGGTGGGTGAGTCAGTCTGAGATGTCAATTGACAGCAGAGAGGGTGTATCAGATGTGGGATATTGAAACTGTGTTAATATTCCAGACAGCTTTAGATATCCGGCAGTCGGTTTTCGGGGGAAAGAATATCCATGTGGCCACAGCACACGAGGACCTGGCATACTCCTCCTATGTCCATCTGTACAGCTCTGGCAAATTTGACAACGCGCTGTGAGTAATCAAccaggggtacttggcctatccacagggggtatttgaagactcatgagaccatagctTTACTGGTAAAATGGACATGAGGGGTTACTTCTAGTGAACTCCAggcagagcaaaattcagttGGTACAGTAACTGagaaaggttgggaaccactgctgtatGGTACTTGTTGTCCATTTGATGTTATGTATGTACTTTTAGTCTCTCTTGTATTTGGAAGTTCATGCAGGCCAATTGCAGTGTCCCTCCCAAAAGTGATGTTCCTGCCTTTATTTTGTTTCCTAGGAAATGTTTGTGCTTTAGCTACTGTGTCACGGAGTTAAATCTGTTTCTCTGCTGTGCCCCCTGGGTATGTTGTGTACAGATTCCACGCAGAGAGGGCCATAGACATCATCACTCACATTCTCCCAGAGGATCATCTGCTGCTGGCCTCCTCCAAAAGAGTCAAAGGTAAAACGGCTTTCACAACCATCCGTTTACTCCTGTCCCACGTTGTCCGTGATGGGCACGATGATGTCTGTGATTCTCAAATGCTGCCTAGTCAATTACTGAAGAGGAGTTGTTTTATTTTGGAGGAGAGGTCCGTGTTATTTGGATTAGATCAGTTGATCCGTTTTCATCTTTAATTTCCTGACTAACTTGAGGTGTACGTCTGACTCTCTGTACCTCTTCTGACTGTGCTGTGCTGCTCACTCAGCTCTGATCCTGGAGGAGATCGCTATTGACTGCCACAacaaggaaacagaggagaggctgCTCCAGGATGCCCAtgacctccacctctcctccctccagctgGCCAAGAAAGCCTTCGGGGAGTTTAATGTTCAGACAGCGAAACACTATGGCAACCTGGGCCGCCTCTACCAATCCATGAGGAAGTTCAAGGTCAGAATTAGATCATCCCTCCCTTCCAACCCCTGAGACAAGTGTCTGTAGAAAGCATGCAGAAGGTGACCTGTGACACACTTTCATCATAAACTGCCATGCAAATGTTCTCCACGGTGTTTACGGACCCTGTGACCCACTTTTGGAGCAGGAATCTGCTCTCCAAGTAGGTTAAAATGTCACAGAGGCTCTGGGATTTAATGATAGCTGAAAAGCTGTATACAGACCCCATGGCTGTGATTGACTGAGAGGTCTcatctgtttttgtttttcagGAGGCAGAGGAGATGCACATCAAGGCCATCCAGATCAAGGAGCAGCTTCTGGGTCAGGAGGACTATGAGGTGGCTCTGTCTGTGggccacctggcctctctctacAACTACGACATGAACCAGTATGAAGATGCTGAGAGGCTCTACCTGCGCTCCATCGCTATCGGTCAGTCACTAGTTTAGATGGGGTCTATTTTACCTTTGTACTCTTCTTTTGTAATCTATTCTTCCTCATTGTCCTATTTGATATTCTTACCAGTATGTGTGCTTTTCCCCTGCAGGTAAGAAGCTGTTTGGCGAGGGCTACAGTGGACTGGAATACGACTACAGGGGCCTAATTAAACTGTACAACTCTTTGGGGAACTATGAGAAAGTCTTTGAGTACCACAATATTTTATCCAATTGGAATCGGCTGAGGGACCGGCAGTTTGCTGTAGCTGATGCCCTGGAGGACGTCAACACCAGCCCCCAGGCCACAGAGGAGGTGGTGCAGTCCTTCCTACTGTCACAGAACCATGGGGCCGGCCCACCTGCTTAGGCTTCctacacagacacatgcacatacatGCCCACACGCAGATAGAAACGCTAAGGTGTTCACAGCTCGCTTAAATCTATTGAACACACCCTCTCCACATCAAGTTACACGGTTGGCCTTGCAATGGGCCACCTGGCTTTAGGGAAATGCACTATGGCCTGTGGAATGCATCTGATCCAGTCTTTTTATCGTTCTCCTGTGATCAACCCTGCAGATAACATTTGATGGGAGGAATCACTTGCTATACACTTTGCATTACCTAACACCGCTTTCATCTCCATCAGTCTTCTGTTAGAGGTATTGAGACCGGGGGGACAATTAGAACATAGTGTTTTATAAAATAGTACATGGGGTTTTTTCTGCTTCATTTTTTGTCAGAGCTTGCCCTTTATTGACCATTGATGTCCCCTGTAAGCATGGATTCAGCACCACTTGGCTTTTTGCTTTGGTCAATTATAAAAAGCCAGTGACTTTTTCTGGGTGCAATCCTTCTGTTATTGTGCTAATGTCATGAGGGAGTTTACAACCCATTTCATCCATGGACCAAATCTTTGGTTCTATTTATTTTTGGAACATCTGTTTCTGCCTCACTCTAAAGATGTTGTTGGTGCAGTCCTTCATGCATGCGTTTTAAAGGTTGTCTGTGATTTGATGAATTTGAAATGCACCAGCATGTGTATTGAATTGGACCACAATTGAATTGGACCACAATTGTGCTCCACAATTGTTGGACCACTGACTTATGGAATATTTGAAAGTGTACGTTAGAGTACCTTTTGTGGAATTAAATTGCCAAGTATTTATAAGGAATTTCATGAAGCTAAACCAAACACAAGTCAGCTAAAACTTGCTATTGAGAACTCCCTCCCTGTCGGACTAAGACCCTCAAAACACACCGTTAACAATAGAATGGGTCTCGTGTTTTTCATTTTAGAATGAAGATGGTAAAGGTAGTAGTGCTAGTGAACGGTTACCTAGTGCAACATTAAGTAATGATGTACCCCATTTTGTATGGACTAGGTAAATAGAAATGATTGCCTTGCTTTTAAACATGCACGTCTGTCTCATGGCTGTTAATTTTACATGTGCTGTTATAGTCCAACTGAAGTCCAAGCCTTAGCCTTAAAGGACGATCAGCCCAAGGTGCTCTTGCTCTGGTTATTAGCATGCTTCCTTTCCATATGCCGAGACGGGAAGGTCACATGTTTGACCTGACATGCACTACATGgccaaaattatgtggacatcgcttcaaataagtggatttggctatttcagctacacccaTGCTGATAGGTATATAAAATTAaggacacagccatgcaatctcgaAGGCCAAacgttggcagtagaatggcccattttgaaaagctcagtgactttcaacgtggcaccatcgtaggatgccacctttccaacaagtcagtttgtcaaatgtctgccctgctataGCTGCtatggtcaactgtaagtgctgttattgtgaagtggaaacgtctaggggcaacaactgctcagccgcgaagtggttggccacacaagctcacagaacaggagtGTAGGGTGTAGTGCATAAAAATCATCTCCTTGGTTGCAACGCTCTCTCccgagttccaaattgcctctggacGCAACGTCCGCACAAGAGCTGGTCGTCGGGAGATTCGTCAAAttaagcttcatgaaatgggtttccagctgcatacaagcctaagatcaccatgcgcaaatgccaagcgttggctggcgtggtgtaaagctcgccgccattggactctggagcagtggaaacaagtTCTCTGGATTGAATCATGCTTcagcatctggcagtccgacgggcTAATCtgtgtttggtggatgccaggagaacactacctgcccccaatgaatagtgccaactgtaaagtttggtggaggaggaataaagaACTGGGGCTGTTTTTTGTGGTTCGGGCCAGGCCCCTTAGttcaagtgaagggaaatcttaacgctacagaatacaatgacattctagatgataatgtgcttccaactttgtggcaacagtttgggaaagccTGTTCCAGTTTCAgcatgcccccgtgcacaaagcaaggtatTTATCggcgtggaagaacttgacttgcctgcgcagagccctgacctcaaccccatcaaacacctttgggatgaattggaacgccaactgccaGCCAGGCCTAACTGCCCAACATcattgcccgacctcactaatgctcttgtggctcaatggaagaaagtccccgcagcaatattccaacatctagtggaaagccttcccagaagagtggaggctgtgatagcagcaaaggggagaccatattaatgcccatgaattTGGAACGAGATGTCCGAACAGATGTCTACATTATTTTGGCCATGTATTGTCTCTTCAAGCTAAGCCTGATCATGTTGTCCTCAAATCAAGGACACCCAGTCCTTCTGAGGGAAGACCGCCAGCACTGTTTGTCAGCCAGCTTGACTCAACAGCTTTGTTGTGAAAAGTATTGCACCATGGGTGATGAATTAGGATGAACCGAGTTCAAGCTTAGAGACGGAAGGTGACAGGGAAGGCCGTTCTGAGGCAGATCAAGGGACAAGACATCTTAAAATCTGAACAGGTGAAGCAAATGGACATTCTCAAATTATCCCCAAGTGCTTTGCCTGTGTACATctgaaaataaaaaacattttagaTTTAAGAAATTGAATGTTCAAAAAAGTTTTCCGCCTCCTTGTAAACTGGGGTGACTGGTATATGGTTGTCTTTATGTCTCTGGTTTTGTTTACAAGGCTTTAATTGTTTCTGGTGAATGTTACTGTTTGGGTCTGAATATCTGATGGTATTTGTGATTGCTGCACACATGAATTTGGGGCTGAGCCCCCCTTGTCCTTTACGTCTGTCAGTGTCAGCAAGACTGCTAAAAGATTCATTGAAGACGTCTCTCTGGAACAAGGCATAGCATCTCAATCAGGAGTTTCATCTTTGTATGTTATAGGTGGAACATCTATTGAGAGTTGAACACTTCTAGACACGTTTTCCACTGAAACTGGAGCAAATGCAGCCCATGTAGCTTTTTTAATTTAGTTTTTACTACGTGCTGTCTATAT
The Oncorhynchus keta strain PuntledgeMale-10-30-2019 chromosome 11, Oket_V2, whole genome shotgun sequence genome window above contains:
- the LOC118390295 gene encoding amyloid protein-binding protein 2, producing MAALELEWIPETLYNTAISAVVDNYSRSRRDIRSLPENIQFDVYYKLYQQGRLCQLGGEFCELEVFAKVLRASDKRHLLHHCFQALMDHGVKVASVLANSFSRRCSYIAESDAHVKEKAIQFGFVLGGFLSDAGWYGDAEKVFLSCLQLCTLHDEVLHWYRAVECCVRLLHVRNGNCKYHLGEETVKLAQLYMDKLAKHGHQANKAALYGELCALLFAKSHYDEAYRWCIEAMKEITVGLPVKVVVDVLRQASKACVVKREFSKAEQLIKHAVFLAREHFGHKHPKYSDTLLDYGFYLLNVDNICQSVAIYQTALDIRQSVFGGKNIHVATAHEDLAYSSYVHLYSSGKFDNALFHAERAIDIITHILPEDHLLLASSKRVKALILEEIAIDCHNKETEERLLQDAHDLHLSSLQLAKKAFGEFNVQTAKHYGNLGRLYQSMRKFKEAEEMHIKAIQIKEQLLGQEDYEVALSVGHLASLYNYDMNQYEDAERLYLRSIAIGKKLFGEGYSGLEYDYRGLIKLYNSLGNYEKVFEYHNILSNWNRLRDRQFAVADALEDVNTSPQATEEVVQSFLLSQNHGAGPPA